From the genome of Brassica oleracea var. oleracea cultivar TO1000 chromosome C4, BOL, whole genome shotgun sequence:
ATGTATGATATGTTTGTTTTTGAGTTTAATTATAAAATAATTTTGATGAATTATCAAAATTAGATATACAAAATAAAACAAATTAGACAAATCTGTGGATATATACTAACACTATTGTTTAATTTAGAATGATTTAAAACTATTTAAACTGATTTAAAACTATTTAAACTGGTTTGAATCATGCTATATACTATTTGCTGAAACAGATATTATGATGGAGGTCAGTAAAAGAGAAAAGGATGGTGGAATCATTCCTGACCCGGACGTAGATGCTTACATGAAGGTCTCTCACTCCAGAAGGTAATCTTTTAACTAAGAGGGTTGATTATAAAACCTTTTGTGAATCCCACTGTGCAGGCTATATCGGTTAATGGACTTAAAAGAAGTCTACAAACAGATTACATCTTGAAGGTAATTTCTCTGAAAACAACTCAGACTTGTAATCCTTGTTGATTAGCTTCTTGATTATGTCATGTATTTGCATTTCTTTTTCTTCAGATCCTAGGTCTTGACATATGTGCAGAAACATTGGTTGGTAATGCAATGAAAAGAGGCATATCTGGTGGTCAAAAGAAGCGTCTTACTACAGGAGAGATGGTCGTTGGTCCAGCAAAAGCTCTTTTTATGGATGAAATTACAAACGGCCTAGACAGCTCCACAGCGTTTCAGATAGTCAAGTCACTTCAGCAGCTGGCTCACATCACCAACGCAACTGTGTTTGTTTCCCTTCTTCAACCTGCTCCAGAGTCATATGATCTCTTTGACGATATTGTCTTGATGGCTGAAGGAAAATTAGTGTATCATGGTCCAAGAGACGAGGTCTTGAGGTTCTTTGAGGAATGTGGTTTTAGATGCCCAGAGAGGAAGGGTGTTGCAGACTTTCTACAAGAGGTAAGAAGCCAAGTTTCTGTTCCTTGACGCTTACGTTTTGTTCTGAGTTGTTTTGTTTTGCAGGTTATATCTAGAAAGGACCAAGGACAGTACTGGCTGCACCAGGACATACCCCATAGCTTTGTCTCAGTAGACGCATTGTCCAAGAGATTCAAGGAGTTAGAGACTGGGAGAAAGATTGAGGATGCTCTCTCTAAGCCATATGATAAATCAAAAACCCATAAAGATGCTCTCTCTTTCAGTGACTATTCTCTTCCAAAGTGGGAGCTGTTCAGAGCATGCATCTCAAGAGAGTTTCTTCTAATGAAGAGAAACTCTTTCGTCTACCTCTTCAAGACGTTTCAGGTTACATTCTTCGTTCCTTGTGTCTTCTTTCAATGTTCTAGGGTTAGGTCTAAAGAAACCCTTCTTGCCTTTATGTTTTGCAGCTTGTTGTGTCAGCAATCCTCACTATGACTGTGTTTATTAGAACGCGGATGGGTGTAGATATTATTCATGGAAACTCTTACATGAGTTGCCTCTTTTTCGCAACCGTTGTGCTTTTGGTGGATGGTTTTCCAGAGCTGTCTATGACTGTTCAACGTCTTGCCGTGTTCTACAAGCAAAAGCAACTGTGTTTCTATCCAGCTTGGGCTTATGCAATCCCTGCAACAGTGTTAAAGATCCCTCTCTCTTTCTTCGAATCTCTCGTTTGGACTTGCCTTACTTACTACGTCATCGGATATACTCCTGAAGTCTCCAGGTGATAACCTTCTTAAACCATCTCTTGCTTGCTCCCTACTCAAAAGGTTATGGAAAGTAATGGTTACTTGGTGTTCTTAGGTTCTTACGTCAGTTCATGATGCTCTTTGCTGTTCATTTCACATCCATATCCATGTTCCGATGTATAGCTGCAGTCTTTCAGACAGGAGTTGCTTCAATGGCAGCTGGTAGTTTCGCCACATTAATCACCTTTGTGTTCGCCGGTTTCGCCATCCCTTACAGTAAGACTTTTTACACTCTCTTTCACTTCAGTCTTGTTCCAAACTTCCATCAAAACTTAGGCCCTGATTAGCAGAGCATTAGCATTAGCACTAGCAGTATGCTATAGAAGCAGTATGATGCAGGAACTGTATGCTTTTGCTAAACTGTTTAATAGGATGATTGGTAGAGCAGTATGAATATGCTATTTAAAATTATTATAAAAATTAATATATAATATATTTTATTTTTAATTAATATATTAATATATTACTTTTAATGAATATATATATATATTAACATATAAAATTAAAAAGATATAAAATTAATTTATTTTATTTAAAAATTTAAAAATTATGTTTATATCGAAAATATTATTTAAAAATAAAATTTTTAATTAAAATATCTATATTTTAAAATAATATTTTCACTTTTAAAATAAATTAAATATATAAATTAAATTATATATTTTAAATGTGAAAAACTATTTAAAAAAATATTTTTATTATAAATTAATTTTAGAAATCAAAATTTTATTTTTGGGATATAAAAATAATTTTATGATATTATAAAATAAAATAAAAGAATTAATTATATATTTTCCTTAATTTTATAAATTATGTATGCAAATGCTTTTCTAAAAGCTTCATGTGAGAGCATTGACCAAAGAGCATTTGGAGAGCATTTGCATTTAGTAAATGCTTCTCTAAATGCTTTTTTAACCATTGTTGATTGGATAATGTAGAGCATAATGCTAATGTTAATGCTCTACCAATCAAAGCCTTAACCAAGCCGGATCTTGGCACAGCTCAATGAAACATTGGGCTCGGTTCCTAATTTTTTTGAACTTTTACGTAAGAATAGACCCTTAAATTATGGAAAAAGTTTTTACTAAGATTCTTAAGAAATGTTTCAAGCTCCCAAAATCTCATACCCGGCCCTGAACGTGACATTGGTTTTGTTGTTGCAGCTGATATGCCAGGGTGGCTGAAGTGGGGTTTCTGGGTGAATCCTATAGGTTACGCAGAGATTGGGCTCTCTGTAAACGAGTTTCTTGCTCCAAGATGGCAGCAAGTAACTCTCTCATCTCCTACTTACTTCTCTTCATCATTCTTACAAGACTAATCAGTTTTTCTTGTTATGTTTTGTAGATGCAACCAACGAATGTTACATTGGGGAGAACCATACTTGAAAGCAGAGGACTGAACTATGATGATTACATGTACTGGGTCTCATTATGTGCCTTGCTTGGACAGACCCTTATCTTCAACATCATTTTCACTCTAGCTTTGAGTTTCTTGAAATGTAAGTTACAAATATCGAAAAATATGCAATGGACTAGAGCATATACTGAATAGCTTCTTTTGTTTTAACAGCTCCCATTACATCTCGCTCTATGATCTCAAAAGATAAGCTCTCTGAGCTGCAAGGAACAAAAGATTCGTCACTCAAGAAGAACAAGAAGGCAACAGATTACATAGAAGATTCAGGTGAAACATATATGTCTTTCTTGTCACACAAGCAAACTCTTTATTCTCAGTTTCGTTTATTAACCTAATTCATTCAACAGGGAAGATGGCCTTACCTTTTAAGCCTCTCACCATAACGTTCCAAGATTTGAACTACTACGTAGACGTTCCTGCGGTAAAAGCTTCTCCTCCCCCATTCTTGGATCTTAACATCATATGCAAAAATGATCATCAAAGGATGTTTTGACTAATCTCAGGAGATGAGAGTTCAAGGATACAATGAGAAGAAGCTGCAGCTTCTCTCAGGCATCACCGGAGCTTTCAGGCCAGGCGTTTTAACGGCGTTGATGGGGATCAGTGGAGCTGGAAAAACCACTCTACTCGACGTTCTCGCCGGAAGAAAAACAAGCGGATACATCGAAGGAGAGATCAGAATCAACGGATACCTTAAAGTCCAAGAAACCTTCGCAAGAGTCTCAGGCTACTGTGAGCAAACAGATATACACTCACCAAATATCACCGTCGAGGAGTCTCTAATCTACTCGGCTTGGCTCCGTCTAGTTCCAGAAATAGATCACAAAACAAAAATAGTAAGCCCTAGTGATGATTCTAAAAAAGGCAAGAATGACCTAGAAAGTAACTTGACTGAAAAGAAACTCGTTGCAGAGATTCGTGAAGGAAGTTCTTGAGACGATAGAGCTGGAGGAGATCAAGGACGCGATGGTGGGAGTCCCCGGCCAGAGCGGGCTGTCGACGGAGCAGAGGAAGAGGTTGACGGTGGCGGTGGAGTTGGTGGCGAATCCGTCGATCATATTCATGGACGAGCCAACGACGGGGCTGGACGCAAGAGCAGCTGCCATTGTGATGAGAGCTGTGAAGAACGTTGCGGAGACTGGACGTACCATTGTGTGCACTATTCATCAGCCTAGTATCGATATTTTTGAAGCCTTCGACGAGGTACATATTTTTTTCAAATATGAAAGTATTTATAGTGATTTTGTTTTAAAAGAATACTCTCACATGTATTATAATAACATTTTATCCAAAAGTAGATATAAGAGATTTTTTTTCTTCAAAATAGCCTTTATCAAAAATTTGAAAATTATAGAATAATTGAGTTTAGGGTTTAAAAGGGATGGGTGAGATTAGGTTTTATAAATTAAAGTAACTTAATTTTTTTTTTTTTAAATGAGTGCTGTTTTGAAGATCTGTTAGCGTGTTATATTTGTGATAAACTTTAAAAGTGCTATTTTGGAGTTTTGACTATTTTGTGGATAATTAAGAAGAAATTTCTTATAACATATTGTTTTTATTACATGTTCAGTTGGTACTTCTGAAGAGAGGAGGTCGCATGATTTACACTGGACCACTTGGACAACATTCTTCTCATGTCATACAGTATTTTGAGGTTAGCGTGTTATACAAGAAAATGAGCCAGTTTAGTTTCTATGACTTTTTCAATGTTTTAACGAAATAATTAACTATGTATATTTTTGTTATTTGGGGTTAATGAACAGAGTATCCCTGGAGTTGCTAAGATTAAAGACAACTACAATCCAGCAACATGGATGCTAGAGGTCACTTCACAGTCTGTAGAGATTGAACTCAACATGGATTTTGCAAAAATCTACAAAGAATCTGCTCTCTACAAGTGAGCTGAATATCTCAAAAACAACTGAAACCTTGTCATTTATTACGAGCTCATGTGTTTTCTCTGTAGCAGGAGCAACTATGAGCTTGCTCAGGAGCTGAGCAAACCGGATCCCGGGTCAAGCGATTTACATTTCGAGAGAACTTTTGCGCAGAGCTGGTGGGAACAGTTCAAATCTTGTCTATGGAAGATGAGCTTGTCTTACTGGAGAAGCCCTGCTTACAATTTGATGCGAATCTTTCACACTTTAGTCTCTTCTTTGATCTTTGGTTTACTCTTCTGGAAGCAAGGTCAAAAGATGTAAGTTAGTTGCATAAAATACATTCAAATCATCATTTACATTCCTAGTAAAGAACTGTCTCACACATCAGGAAAATACTATTTTATTTCAAAAATAGCACACAAGAATTTTTTTTTTTCAAAAGAGTATTAACTAAAAGTATATGGGTGTGGATTTAGTGATTATGATTTAGGGTTTAATATTTAGAGAGTGGAGTTAGGGTAAGAGTTTAGGATACAGAGTAATTTAGTCATTTTAATCTTTAACTAATTATAGTTTGAGAATTTTTCTCTTATGTTCTATTTTTGTCATAATTGTTTGTATTTTTTTTTTGGCAAAGATACTCAACAGAACTTGTTCACAGTTCTTGGAGCCATCTATGGCCTTGTGATATTCTTGGGGGTAAATAACTGCACTTCAGCTTTACAGTATTTTGAGACAGAGCGTAACGTTATGTACCGCGAAAGATTCGCTGGAATGTACTCTGCCTTTGCCTTTGCACTGGCTCAGGTTGTGACCGAGATTCCTTACATTTTCATCCAAAGCGCAGAGTTTGTGATCATAATATATCCTATGATGGGTTTATACGGATCTGCCTATAAAGTCTTTTGGAGTCTCTACTCAATGTTCTGCAACTTACTCTCCTTCAACTACTTAGCATTGTTCCTCATCTCCATCACTCCAAACTTCATGCTCGCAGCTATTCTCCAGTCTCTTTTCTTCGTTGCTTTCAACCTTTTTGCTGGATTCTTGATTCCACTACCTGTAAGATCTTTTTGTAACAAGTCATTATATACCATTATCATCATCGTTGATCTTTACCTATAGTTAATAGTGTTTTTCCTTGATGTTGAAACAATGCAGCAAATACCAAAGTGGTGGGTGTGGCTTTACTATCTAACACCTCCCTCTTGGAGTCTCAATGTGTTTTTCTCGTCTCAGTACGGTGATATTCATCAAGAGATCAATGCATTTGGAGAAACCACGACCGTGGCGAGATTCTTAGAGGACTATTTTGGATTCCATCATGATCGTTTGATGACTTCAGCCATTATTCTCATAGCGTTTCCAGTTGTATTGGCTTCTATGTTTGCTTTCTTTGTTGCCAAACTCAACTTTCAGAAACGATGATCCATCACACACCAACCAAAGGTTTGAAACACCAAAGGGTAGTTTACAAATTACTGTATGGACATGCACGTATTCGTTGTCACACTATTTGTAAACACTAAACAAATGCAAAATTTATTTATAAAATCATAAGAAAGTTGGATATACTCTAATGCATCAAAATAAATAGGTCTACAACATAATAGTAACTCTCTTATTTTTTTACCATAGAGAAATGATCTACGGCTGAATACTTCAAATATTAATTAGTATACTGCTTCATGCAATTGAAATGAATAGTAAAGTATACTGCTTCCTTTATTCAGTCACATCATAATTTTCAAGAAGAAACGTCATTTTCTTTCTTTGATCACAAAAGACACAAGAAGAAAGAGACATGTGTGTGTCTTGTTGTCCTCCCCATCTCTACTAACACTTTGAATTTAATACTGTCAAACTCAAAGGTCTCCGAAAGCCTAATTAATCCCTTTATGATCACATGCCCTTCTCCTTCCTCTCTCTCTCCATTCTCCTTGTACCCATCAAGAACTTCCACAAAAGTATTAAACTATAGTATTTTAAACTGTAGCTTCAGGATCCAACCTCAGAGAAACGGTTCTCAATCAAGGTTATTTGAGTTTTGGATATCCTTGATTCTTGAACTCAAGAAAAGTCATTACTAGCCTGTGATTCTGCTTCATGACTTGAGGTTGAAGCAACAACACTTTCTTCACCAGAAGAAACATCTTTGATCTTTGAACTTAACTCTTCTTTTTCTTCTTCCACGGAGGCAACATTTTCAGTTTCTTGATCAATGTTTTCTTCCTCAACAAATCCATTTCCATGAGTTTCTTTTTCTTCTCCTTCTTCCTTGGATGCTGAGGTGGAAACCGATGATAAACAAGAAACTTCAGATGAACTCAACTGCTCTGATCCTTCAGAACTGCGAGACCCTTTTATGGATTCAAGCTTTTTCATCAGAAACTTTAGTCTCTTCTCTGCTTTCTCCCTTAATCTGATCTCTTCTTTCAGATTTTTCTCCAGCTCTTCCATCTGTTTCCAAGAGATTAAAGGTTTTCTTTGAAACAAAAATCAGCTTATTACCAAACAAAGATTTAAAAAAATAAAAATAACAGAGCAAATGAATTTACAAGTAACAAGAATGACTCTTTTCTTGGTTGTTGATTAAACCCAAATCTTCAAAAAAATAGTGAGAAAAAGGCATTTCTTAAACAAGAATGATGATACTAAGGATTTTATGAAGCTTACCTTTCTGGTAATGAGGTCTGCTTCATCTTTTACAGACCTTGAAACTTGCCTCTCTGCAAGCAGTCTCCCTCTTAGACACTCCACAGTTCTCAGATTTCCCTTCTCTTCTCCTTCCTCCATCTTCTTACTTGCAAAATTTGTTCTTAAACAAAAAAAGAAGAAGATAAAATCAATTCCTCATATAGACTCTCTACATAGAACTTTCTTAAAATCACACAATACGACATATACATGTATATAAAGAGAAAGAGAAACCTGCATTTCGTGTTGTAATTGAAGGGATCAATTGTCATACTGTTCTTTATATATTCAAAAACCAGAACCAGATTGGTAAAAGCTTATAAAGCTCAACTTCTCACCTAACTGCAAAAAGGGTAAACTAAAAATAATAAGACAGTTAAGACCAATGTGTTGTTAGATTGATGTCACTATGATTTACATTTATTGTTCATGTTGGAGTTCCCTCCTTAAGCCCAAAACAAATCAAGCATTAGTCCAAGAAGAAGAAATATCTAGAAGGAGAAGAAGAGTGTGGATTGAGAAGTGTGTAGAAGTGTGTTGAAGTGTTTATACGAAAAGAAGATGGAGAAGTCTCTAGAATTAGCTTGTAGTTACCCTCCACTAGTATAAATAAGAGTGTAGAGTCCATTTGTAACATCATCCAAGAATCAAGAAAACAAAGAGAGAAAACATTTGTAAGAGAGAGTTCTCAAAACAAAATCTTTGTAAACCCTTTCCAAAATTATAAAGAGTCTTCTTCTTAAATCTTTTAGTTGTCTAATCCCATCTTCATCTCATCGATATTGGGTAATTTTCCCAACAAGTTTCTACTGATGTCTACACTCTTGTCCTTAGCTTCGGACGTCGATTATATTTTGTTGAAAGCAAATGCATTCTTTATCCACTCATCTCAAGTGAATAGCAGGTTGTAAATAGATCTGACGGACTTTTATACTAAATTCAAGGGAGTAATTAAAACTTAAAAATTTGAGTATATCATGTGATATGATAGAACATCTACTCAAAGTCTCTTATGTCATAAAAATTTGGATGACGAATTGACGAGTGATCGATCGAACCGTACTTACATAAGTTTCTTTTACATACATGTGTATTGTGTTTATAAAGAGTTTGTCACTAAAAATAGTTTCACTTTGTTCACGTTAAGAAAAAAAATTACCAATCTTTAAAGAACTAAGAAGTAAAGTATTCGTGAATTGTATAGAAGATTTATACAAGTTTGTAATGATTTATCGGCTCCCTTGTCTTCAGTTTTGACGTAATTTACAAAGTAAAACTATTTTTTTTTGCTGTCAACAAACGGCTATTCTATTACTCAAACATGAGGTGGTCTAGGTAACCAGACCGGAATAGAACAACCAATAAAACAAAGAGATCTATGAAAAGATCGAGCATTTCTATTTTTATAAAACAAGGTAAAACTATTAAAACGTCAATTAGGTGTAGTAAAATTATATTTTTGTTTTTATACCATGTGGAATATTTCATTTTACTATTATGCTATTAACACTTGATATCTTGTGCATTTACATGATTTTAGACATCATTCCAGCTTTTAAATTGATCATTTAGACACATTTAGAGTTTATTTAGGATGCATTGCATTGCATTTGTATGTTTTGCAGGTTTGGAGAAGTGCTGGTCAGGTTTTGGAGCTTAAAAGGTCAAAAACGTTCAGGATGTTGAAGAATGGCGTGGTAGCAGGCAGGAGTCGCGACCAGATGCAGGCTGCGAAGAGAAGGTGTCACCGCAGGCGACCTTCTCGGGGAGAGGCTAACCGCGGCCGTGTGTCGACGAATCAGACAGGCATTTCGCAGGCCCTCGCCGCGGGAAGAGACTGGGCGCGGCGTGATGTCGACGAAACAACCAGGACGTTTCGCAGGCCTACGTCACGGGAGGATACAGGTCGCGACCATGTGTCGTCAAATCAACCAGGGCATTTCACGGGCTGTGATCGCAGGATGTGCCGGTCGCGGCCGATGATCGCGTTTCGCGGGCTGTGATCGCAAGCCATAGCTGGTCGAGGCATGTGTTCGAAATTTAGCATTTTACTGATTTACTCCTATGTCATTAAGCTACTATAAATACATTGTAAACCTAATCTTAGATTTTATCTTGTTTTCTATCTAATCAAAAACCAACTTTAGGTGAAAGATTTAATCTTGATCAATTTCTCTTGTGTTTACTTGATTACTTTGATCATTAATCATGTTTAGACTTAGATCAACCAATGATCTAGTGTTTATCATGATAATGAGTGAGTAGTCATCTTTGGATTCATGGGTTAGGATGATTAGGATGATTAAGTGATGATCTAGAATGTTTAGAGTAGATTAATATGTTTCCTTGCTTGATTGAGTGATCTTAATGCTAAGCTAGAGTTGGCCATTCTGGTTTAGAACTCTAGACATTTCATTGCCCGGAAGGTATTCGATGAAATGTCTGAGCCAACTCAACATGCTCTTAGCTTACCCTACCAAAGGGATTTGATGTTAGGGGAGTTAGGAAATTTGAATGATCCATTCTTAATGATTGCTTGATTAACACAAACCAAAGAAATTTGATGTTTGATCATAAAAGTAAATGAGCTTTTATCTTGGAAGAGATGCTTAGAATTGATATCTAGACTTAGGGGAATGTGTTGATTGAAACCTTGNNNNNNNNNNNNNNNNNNNNNNNNNNNNNNNNNNNNNNNNNNNNNCGAGGAACGCCTACCAACTCCGCCAACCCCATTGATTTAGCCGCACCTGAACCCGCAACCGAGGAACGCCTCTCCTTTCAGTCGAGTTCCGTTGAAATTGAGATTGCCAAGTCAACCTTCTTCTTTATGGTCTTTTTTGTTTCTTTGATTGATCTCCCTTTCGTATTCATTCGACCTGAAACTGAATTTGCTTTTAATTCAAGTGAATACACATACGTTAATAATAGCAGACTAAAATCTTGTATATACGATATAAATTAAGATTAAATGTTTCATCGATGGAGGGAAGTGTAAATTAATTGTATTACATGGTAAAAGCATTTAAAGGTATGGCTTTCAAGTAATATAAATTAAAAAAAAATAACATATGAAATAAGTCATAATTTATACGCTAAATAGATAGAATATTTTATTTTAAAATTGAAATAGAAATGAATATTTCTTTTTAAAAACATCTTTTAAAATATTTCTTAAAATTAATTTTGAAAATTAATTCAATTTAAAATTACTATTTTTATTAAAATATTATTAAAAGTATTTTATATAATTATTAATATTTGTTTACAATCAAAACTAAACTAAAATTTAGTTTCTAATTATACTTTATGATAATTAAAATTTTAAATAACTAATTTCGAAAATACATTTTAAAAATATTTTAAAAGATATTTGAAAGATTTTGTTAGACACTTCTTTAAAATATTTATTATTATTTCAAATAACATAAAAATATTAAAAGATATTATAATTATGTTATGTAAAATTTAATAAATTTTCTAATGATGGTCTAAATAAAAGAATTACACATGAAAAAAATCATGACTTCTATTTCAATAGTATAGATTAAAGATTAAATGTAACATAATTTTCTAGTAATAGGTCCATTAGATCCATTTTTTTAAAAAATCACATATGAATCAAGGTTATTACTTATGTTTTAATATATAAGATAATTATATTACAATACTTAAGTTATTAAGTTTGTAATAAAAAAATAATCACTAGGAGAATAAATACATATTTCAAAAAGTTTATCGTTCTTTCTACTTCTCCCACTCCCACTAACGAAATATTTAACTTCTCCCACTATACGCAGGGTCTGAATTTAATTGATTTTATAGTATTTTTTTCTTGTAGTTTTTAACTCCATAATAACGCACTAGAAAGGATTGACTTATCCTTCCGGAGTCTCCTCAAAACAGAGCATATGATTTAGGTTCAGTTTTGAAAGCTCTAAAGCTAGAAAAAGTGTATGAAAAATTGACATGGCAAACTGCTCATCCTCCTCTTCCAGGGCGAAATCAGACGAAGAGACACCCCGACAACAAGTATTCATTAATTTCCGTGGGGTCGAACTGCGTTACAATTTCGTCAGCCATCTCGACAAATGCTTAAAAAGGAATGGGATCAATTCCTTTATCGACTCGGATGAAGAGATTGTTGGATTTCCCTCCTTAAGCCCAAAACTAATCAAATCATAATCAAGCCTTAGTCCAAGAAGAAGAAACATCTAGAGAAAAGTGGAGAAGTATAGAAGAAGAATTGTGTAGAAGAAGAGAGAAAGTTATGGAGTTAGATATTTTGAAATAAATAATAATTTAGAGAAATCTAGAACTTGTTGGAGTGTGCTCCTTCACTTGTATAAATAGGGGTGCTTAGCACCATTTGTAATCATCCAAGAATCAAGAAAAACAAAGAGAGAAAATATTTGTAAGAGAGAGTTTCCAAAAACAAAATCTTTGTAGTAAACCCTTTCCTAAATATTAAGAGTCTTCTTCTTAAATTTTCTAGTTGTCTAATACCATCTTCATCTCATCGATATTGGATAATTTTCCCAACAGTTCATTCAGTAAGAGGAACATATCAACATCATATCTTAAAAACCAACTTACCACGACACAGTCGACACTCTTCTTTAACAAAATAAAAATAAAAAATCTCAAGTTCAAATAGTAAAACAGATCCAGTTTCAAATTCAAATCCCCTCACTTGGTAGAGAAGAGTGAAATGAACTTAAAACCACAAAAGTTTTGAAGTTCTCCTGAAAAGAAGAACAGAATCTGTGGTGTAGGGACATGTTGTAAGCAAAACGACAGTGTGGGATTGGACTTTTGTTACCTTCTCGTGAGTTGGTTGGTAACTCTCCCACTTCAAGACCTTTTTTATGGTTAATAAATTTAACCTCTTACTACAAGGTTAGTTTTATATTATATAATACCGCAAATATGCATGTGAACAAGAGGAGTCATCCTATTTGTTAATATTAAACCATATTGCTATACAATTTTAGTTTTACCAAGTGTCACAGATCCCTTCGTCAACAATATCACAACAATACAAAAACAACATTTCTTGGCAACACAGAAAGTTAATGCTCCCAAGTCCCAACCTCTCGCTATAATTTTACTAAATAGTTTGTGTTAATTTTCTTTTTCAAATTAGATAATTAGTTACCAACACGCAAAGAAAACATTCGAGTGATTAAGAGCTCACTTGTACTTCACTCAAAGATCAAAGTAATTACCATAACCCTTTTAATCAAACTATACTTATTTTGTGAAGCAACCTAATGAATATATTCTTGTTCTTATTAGGAACCCCACCACTTCAATCCAAGCCACTTAATAACTCTCAAGTTATAGCGAGCTTGGGTATGATCTTACCGATCATTCAAAGTTATGTTCACTGACAACAATAAAAACTACATATCATGAAAAGCAAAATCATTACACATAAACTCTTTTAGAAGCCCCACAAGAAACCCTTTTGAACTCATTCGACTTCACGGCAAGAAAATCAAAAAGCTTCATCAAGCTCTTGTTTCATGATACACTCCTTGTCACTCATCGACTCAACCACACCCTCTATCATCTCATACATCTCGTTGCTTCTCTCACACGAACCATCTTTCGCAATGAAACTTCGTAATCCTTTACCAGTATCGATCCAGCTAGTTCCAGGGATTTTCTTCAATCCGATTTTTTTCATCTTATCCCTTACCATCTCAGCTTCTTCCCATCTCCCTGCTTGAGTGCATAGATTCGCCATGATAGTGTAACTCCCTGTATTTTCTGGTTACAAAAATAGTAATACTTATATATAAAAATTAATTTTATTTAATATATTTTCATTTTTATAATATTATATATAAATTTTATGTAAATTTTGTAATATTATACATAGAAATAATTAAAAACATTATATATATTTTTATTTTTAAATTATTGTTAATATTTTATATATATTAATATTATTATTTATTTATATTAAAGATCCAAATCTGGATCCGGATATCCGCCGGATATTACAATTTTTACAAGGATATCCGACACCCGGATATCCGAAAACCCTGGATCCGGATAAAGATAGTAAAATTATGGATCCGCCGGATAAAGATCTGGATCCGTATACCTTAAAATTGC
Proteins encoded in this window:
- the LOC106336781 gene encoding myosin heavy chain, clone 203-like, encoding MTIDPFNYNTKCRTNFASKKMEEGEEKGNLRTVECLRGRLLAERQVSRSVKDEADLITRKMEELEKNLKEEIRLREKAEKRLKFLMKKLESIKGSRSSEGSEQLSSSEVSCLSSVSTSASKEEGEEKETHGNGFVEEENIDQETENVASVEEEKEELSSKIKDVSSGEESVVASTSSHEAESQASNDFS